Proteins encoded together in one Oncorhynchus mykiss isolate Arlee chromosome 7, USDA_OmykA_1.1, whole genome shotgun sequence window:
- the LOC118965252 gene encoding uncharacterized PE-PGRS family protein PE_PGRS54-like, with amino-acid sequence MESPDICLNGTRDLHPHVCVCERESTALIPPPRTFPAGEGGDRAGRGGDGRGAGGGKGGAGGGKGGASDGKGAGGGAGDCKGGAGKEGAGDGKGGTGGRAGDGKGGAGGSNGKGGDGAGDDKGGDGGGGAGDGKGGAGGGGAGKEAGGDNGKGTAGGVDVKGGDSKGGASKGGGDDGNGPAGGKGGAGGGKGGAGKGTGGGKGGDGAGDSKGGADDSKGGAGGDEGKGTAGGGNGKGGDCKGGAGGGAGGGAGGGAGGGAGGGAGSGNGGAGKEAGGDNGKGTAGGVDGKGGDSKGGTSKGGAGGGKGGPGKGAGDSKGGDGGGDGDGKGGAGKGGAGGGKGGAGDGKGGAGDGKGGAGDGKGGAGDKKGGDGKGCDGKGGNGGVKGGARASDGASDSKEGAGGGNGKGGAGGGAGDGKGTGGGACGGKGGAGKEGAGDGKGGDGGVKGGAGSGKGGARPSDGASDSKGGAGDGKGGTGGRAGDSKERAGGGDGDGKGGAGKGGAGGGKGGAGDGKGGAGDGKGGAGDGKGGGGDKKGGDGKGCDGKGGNSDVKGGAGGGKGEARASDGASDSKEGAGGSNGKGGAGGGAGDGKGAGGGAGDVKGGAGKGGAGDGKGGDGGVKVGAGSGKGGAGKGGAVDGKRGDGGVTIGAGSGKGGARASDSKGGAGDGKGGTGGRAGDGKGGAGGGGAGDGKGGAGRGDAGKEAGGNNGKGTAGGVDGKGGNSKEGAGDSKGGAGKGGAGDRKGGDGGVKGGAGSSKGGARASDGASDSKGGAGDGKGGTGGRAGDGKGGAGGGGAGDGKGGAGGGGAGKGAGSGKGGAGGGKGGARASDGASDSKEGGGKGGSDGGKGGAGGGIGGAGDVAGDGKGGAGKKGARKGAGSGKGCDGPGDGKGGAGGGGAGKGAGGGKGGAGCGKGGIQTS; translated from the coding sequence ATGGAATCACCAGACATTTGTTTAAATGGAACTAGGGACCTTCAcccacacgtgtgtgtgtgtgagagagagagcacagcgtTAATCCCACCACCCAGAACATTTCCAGCTGGCGAAGGAGGCGACAGAGCCGGCAGAGGAGGAGACGGAAGAGGAGCAGGCGGTGGTAAAGGAGGAGCCGGCGGTGGCAAAGGAGGAGCCAGCGACGGCAAAGGAGCCGGAGGAGGAGCAGGCGATTGCAAAGGAGGAGCCGGTAAAGAAGGAGCCGGCGACGGAAAAGGAGGAACCGGAGGAAGAGCCGGCGACGGCAAAGGAGGAGCCGGCGGCAGCAACGGCAAAGGAGGCGACGGAGCCGGCGATGACAAAGGAGGTGACGGCGGAGGAGGAGCCGGCGACGGCAAAGGAGGAGCTGGCGGAGGAGGAGCCGGAAAAGAAGCCGGTGGTGACAACGGCAAAGGAACAGCCGGCGGAGTCGACGTCAAAGGAGGCGACAGCAAAGGAGGAGCCAGTAAAGGAGGTGGCGACGACGGCAACGGACCAGCCGGCGGCAAAGGAGGAGCCGGCGGTGGCAAAGGAGGAGCCGGAAAAGGAACCGGCGGCGGCAAAGGAGGCGATGGAGCCGGCGACAGCAAAGGAGGAGCCGATGACAGCAAAGGAGGAGCCGGTGGCGACGAAGGCAAAGGAACAGCCGGCGGAGGCAACGGCAAAGGAGGCGACTGCAAAGGAGGAGCCGGAGGAGGAGCCGGAGGAGGAGCcggaggaggagctggaggaggagccGGAGGAGGAGCCGGCTCCGGCAATGGAGGAGCCGGAAAAGAAGCCGGTGGTGACAACGGCAAAGGAACAGCCGGCGGAGTCGACGGCAAAGGAGGCGACAGCAAAGGAGGAACCAGCAAAGGAGGAGCCGGCGGCGGCAAAGGAGGACCCGGAAAAGGAGCCGGCGACAGcaaaggaggagatggaggaggagacggcGACGGCAAAGGAGGAGCCGGTAAAGGAGGAGCCGGTGGCGGAAAAGGAGGAGCCGGCGATGGTAAAGGTGGAGCCGGTGACGGGAAAGGAGGAGCCGGAGATGGCAAAGGAGGAGCCGGCGACAAAAAAGGTGGCGATGGAAAAGGATGTGACGGGAAAGGAGGCAACGGTGGTGTTAAAGGAGGAGCCAGAGCAAGCGATGGAGCCAGCGACAGCAAAGAAGGAGCCGGTGGCGGCAACGGCAAAGGAGGAGCCGGAGGAGGAGCCGGCGACGGCAAAGGAACCGGAGGAGGAGCCTGCGGCGGCAAAGGAGGAGCCGGTAAAGAAGGAGCCGGCGATGGAAAAGGAGGCGACGGCGGCGTTAAAGGAGGAGCCGGCAGCGGCAAAGGAGGAGCCAGACCCAGCGACGGAGCCAGCGACAGCAAAGGAGGAGCCGGCGACGGCAAAGGAGGAACCGGAGGAAGAGCCGGCGACAGCAAAGAAAGAGCCGGAGGAGGAGATGGCGACGGCAAAGGAGGAGCCGGTAAAGGAGGAGCCGGTGGCGGAAAAGGAGGAGCCGGCGATGGCAAAGGTGGAGCCGGTGATGGGAAAGGAGGAGCCGGAGATGGCAAAGGAGGAGGCGGCGACAAAAAAGGTGGCGATGGAAAAGGATGCGACGGGAAAGGAGGCAACAGCGATGTTAAAGGAGGAGCCGGGGGTGGCAAAGGAGAAGCCAGAGCAAGCGATGGAGCCAGCGACAGCAAAGAAGGAGCTGGCGGCAGCAACGGCAAAGGAGGAGCCGGAGGAGGAGCCGGCGACGGCAAAGGAGCCGGAGGAGGAGCCGGCGACGTCAAAGGAGGAGCCGGTAAAGGAGGAGCCGGCGACGGAAAAGGAGGCGACGGCGGCGTTAAAGTAGGAGCCGGCAGCGGCAAAGGAGGAGCCGGTAAAGGAGGAGCCGTCGACGGAAAAAGAGGCGACGGCGGCGTTACAATAGGAGCCGGCAGCGGCAAAGGAGGAGCCAGAGCCAGCGACAGCAAAGGAGGAGCCGGCGATGGCAAAGGAGGAACCGGAGGAAGAGCCGGCGATGGCAAAGGAGGAGCCGGCGGAGGAGGAGCCGGCGACGGCAAAGGAGGAGCTGGCAGAGGAGATGCCGGAAAAGAAGCCGGTGGTAACAACGGCAAAGGAACAGCCGGCGGAGTTGACGGCAAAGGAGGCAACAGCAAAGAAGGAGCCGGCGACAGCAAAGGAGGAGCCGGTAAAGGAGGAGCCGGCGACAGAAAAGGAGGCGACGGCGGTGTTAAAGGAGGAGCCGGCAGCAGCAAAGGAGGAGCGAGAGCCAGCGATGGAGCCAGCGACAGCAAAGGAGGAGCCGGCGACGGCAAAGGAGGAACCGGAGGAAGAGCAGGCGACGGCAAAGGAGGAGCCGGCGGAGGAGGAGCCGGCGACGGCAAAGGAGGAGCTGGCGGAGGAGGAGCCGGAAAAGGAGCCGGCAGCGGCAAAGGAGGAGCCGGTGGCGGCAAAGGAGGAGCCAGAGCCAGCGATGGAGCCAGCGACAGCAAAGAAGGCGGAGGCAAAGGAGGATCCGACGGCGGCAAAGGAGGAGCCGGCGGCGGCATTGGAGGAGCCGGAGATGTAGCCGGCGACGGCAAAGGAGGAGCCGGTAAAAAAGGAGCCAGAAAAGGAGCTGGCAGTGGCAAAGGATGCGACGGACCTGGCGATGGCAAAGGAGGAGCCGGTGGAGGAGGAGCTGGAAAAGGAGCCGGAGGTGGCAAAGGAGGAGCCGGCTGTGGCAAAGGAGGGATACAGACCTCCTGA